From one Gossypium hirsutum isolate 1008001.06 chromosome D08, Gossypium_hirsutum_v2.1, whole genome shotgun sequence genomic stretch:
- the LOC107909125 gene encoding probable carboxylesterase 18, which translates to MSSNNPISNFQDVPWKQRFYRSMLGYGIHFSRRSDGTINRFIMNLFDLKAQPSKQPIDGVITSDTVVDATRNLFFRLFLPSFEQNTNMPLIVYFHGGGFAYMSANSIAFDDLCRNLCKKTGAVIISVNYRLSPEHKYPSQYDDGFDVLKFIDDNANTKNFPSNVNLKQCFIAGDSAGGNLAHHVTVKACEYGLRNVKLIGLIAIQPFFGGEERTESENRLVDAPVLSVKGTDWLWKTFLPEGSDRDHPACNVLGSKSVDDIRRLKFPATMVVVGGVDPLYDWQIRYYEGLKKCGKEAYLIEYPNAFHSFYGAPELKEYSGLLMEEVKDFIGKLIK; encoded by the coding sequence ATGTCCTCCAATAATCCAATTTCCAATTTCCAAGACGTGCCTTGGAAACAACGATTCTACAGGTCCATGCTTGGCTACGGCATCCACTTCTCTCGCCGTTCCGATGGCACCATCAACCGCTTCATCATGAACCTATTCGACCTCAAAGCTCAGCCTTCCAAACAACCCATCGACGGCGTCATAACTTCTGACACCGTCGTTGACGCCACTCGAAACCTCTTCTTCCGTCTCTTTCTTCCTTCCTTCGAACAAAACACCAACATGCCACTCATCGTGTACTTTCACGGCGGTGGCTTTGCATATATGTCGGCGAATTCCATAGCTTTTGATGACCTTTGTAGAAACCTTTGTAAGAAAACCGGTGCGGTGATAATATCCGTTAATTACAGGTTATCCCCGGAGCATAAATACCCATCTCAATACGACGACGGATTTGATGTCTTGAAGTTCATCGACGACAATGCTAATACCAAAAATTTTCCTTCGAATGTTAATTTAAAGCAGTGTTTCATCGCCGGTGATAGTGCCGGTGGCAACTTGGCACACCACGTGACGGTGAAAGCGTGCGAGTATGGATTAAGAAACGTGAAGCTGATAGGGTTAATAGCAATACAACCGTTCTTCGGCGGGGAAGAAAGGACGGAATCGGAAAATAGATTAGTTGACGCGCCGGTGCTGTCAGTGAAGGGTACGGACTGGTTGTGGAAGACGTTTTTGCCGGAAGGGTCGGACCGGGACCATCCCGCTTGTAATGTGTTAGGGTCGAAATCAGTTGATGATATAAGGAGGTTGAAGTTTCCGGCGACGATGGTGGTGGTCGGAGGGGTTGACCCGTTGTATGATTGGCAAATAAGGTACTATGAAGGTTTGAAGAAATGTGGGAAAGAAGCATATCTGATTGAGTATCCAAATGCTTTTCACTCATTTTATGGTGCACCTGAATTGAAAGAATATTCTGGTTTGTTAATGGAGGAAGTGAAAGATTTCATAgggaaattaattaaataa
- the LOC107909126 gene encoding probable carboxylesterase 18 has protein sequence MYKMSNNPTSKFQDVPWKHRFFSSMIGFAVNFSRRSDGTINRYIMNLFDFKAPPSQQPFDGVKTSDTVVDATRNLYFRLFLPSLNQDDDVPVIVYFHGGGFAYLSASSIPCDDFCRRLCKKTGAVIISVNYRLAPEHKYPSQYDDGFDVLKFIDDNANAKNLPLNVNLKQCFIAGDSAGGNLAHHVAVKACEYGLRNVKLIGLIAIQQFFGGEERTESETRIVDAPMISVKGTDWLWKAFLPEGSDRNHPACNVFGPKSVDDISRLKFPATMVVVGGFDPMHDWQIRYYEGLKKCGKEACLIEYPHAFHTFYGVPELKETCLLMEAVKGFMERLIN, from the coding sequence ATGTACAAAATGTCCAACAATCCAACTTCCAAATTTCAAGACGTGCCATGGAAACATCGATTTTTCAGTTCCATGATCGGCTTCGCCGTCAACTTCTCTCGCCGTTCCGACGGCACCATCAACCGCTACATCATGAACCTCTTCGACTTCAAAGCTCCTCCCTCCCAACAACCCTTCGACGGCGTCAAAACATCCGACACTGTCGTCGACGCCACTCGCAACTTATACTTCCGCCTCTTTCTTCCTTCCCTAAATCAAGACGACGACGTGCCAGTCATCGTCTATTTTCACGGCGGTGGTTTTGCATATTTGTCGGCAAGTTCCATACCTTGCGATGACTTTTGTCGAAGGCTTTGTAAGAAAACCGGTGCAGTGATTATATCTGTAAACTACCGGTTGGCCCCAGAGCATAAATACCCATCACAATACGACGACGGATTTGATGTCTTGAAATTCATCGACGACAACGCTAATGCCAAAAACCTTCCCTTAAATGTTAACTTAAAGCAGTGCTTCATCGCCGGCGATAGTGCCGGCGGCAACTTGGCGCACCATGTGGCAGTGAAAGCGTGCGAGTACGGATTAAGAAATGTGAAGCTGATAGGGTTAATAGCAATACAACAGTTCTTCGGCGGGGAAGAAAGGACGGAATCGGAGACCAGAATAGTTGACGCGCCGATGATATCAGTGAAGGGCACGGACTGGTTATGGAAGGCGTTTTTGCCGGAAGGGTCGGATCGGAACCATCCAGCTTGCAATGTGTTTGGGCCAAAATCGGTTGATGATATATCGAGGTTGAAGTTTCCGGCGACAATGGTGGTAGTCGGAGGGTTTGACCCGATGCATGATTGGCAAATAAGGTACTACGAAGGGTTGAAGAAATGCGGGAAAGAAGCATGTTTGATTGAGTATCCCCATGCTTTTCACACTTTTTATGGTGTCCCAGAATTGAAAGAGACTTGTTTGTTAATGGAGGCAGTGAAGGGTTTCATGGAgagattaataaattaa